The following are encoded together in the Cyanobacterium aponinum PCC 10605 genome:
- a CDS encoding YgaP family membrane protein — MMLNNVGRSDRFFRLIFASILGYLGLFIYDGTALGLGLATASVLLTISGVFGFCFLYTVLGINTNNARESSKY; from the coding sequence ATGATGTTAAACAATGTAGGAAGAAGCGACCGCTTTTTTCGTTTAATTTTTGCTTCCATTTTAGGCTATTTAGGCTTATTCATCTATGATGGAACTGCTTTGGGTCTTGGTTTAGCGACTGCATCGGTATTGTTAACAATTAGTGGTGTATTTGGTTTTTGTTTTCTTTACACTGTATTGGGCATTAATACGAACAACGCCCGTGAAAGTTCTAAATACTAA
- a CDS encoding transglutaminase-like domain-containing protein: protein MNSPFCESAFSATIRPIIATSVDGLIFIDNHLLAIDSRNGYLLLINPKNSVTKIVNNSSWQDFIGAKGLCISENKLWFTSREYIYYCSIEWEKDNLVITSKPFCAFSLSYPANGIAVWENTIYITTQKTGHILVYSLDGTAITKFYAPGIGAENITVKGEEIWLCDSIEQTVYCLDRATGDVKYSILTPFESPTALAFCYDEKTGKDILYVAYSDQEPYIRDNPNAEPNHELLYRDRTFIHPLHFYFDEENKYTLSNGFLLEMTYVEEISPLDHLELKNLEWRIALPTESARQKIKSIEAVGLPYIEEDYQGQKVALFKFPEFNTDERYVFGWRAILEVWSIKYQLKPRDCEALPPLSPDYESKYLVDDDNLAMNTDVILRAAEDARGSETNLLRKMYNIRNYVYDHLTYGIKPHIDTPDIVLKRGVGSCGEYLGLLLALSRLNGIACRTVGRYKCPLKVLHFGIPLVPDFNHVWMEFYLPSIGWLPMESNPDDLEDSNIYPTRFFMGLSWYHVEMAKDVPFETLKSEGELINKETTSIGQLAINHVSFTIIEELKPTGSEEG from the coding sequence ATGAATTCTCCTTTTTGTGAATCGGCTTTTTCTGCAACTATTAGACCAATTATTGCTACTTCTGTTGATGGTCTTATTTTTATTGATAATCATTTATTGGCGATCGATTCTCGTAATGGTTATTTATTATTAATTAATCCGAAGAATAGCGTCACGAAAATTGTCAATAATTCTTCTTGGCAAGATTTTATTGGTGCAAAGGGACTCTGTATTTCTGAGAATAAGCTATGGTTTACAAGTAGGGAGTATATCTATTATTGTTCCATTGAATGGGAAAAGGATAATCTTGTTATTACTTCTAAGCCTTTTTGTGCTTTTTCTCTTTCTTATCCTGCTAATGGAATTGCTGTTTGGGAAAATACCATTTATATTACAACCCAGAAAACAGGACATATTCTAGTTTATTCTTTGGATGGAACCGCAATCACTAAATTTTATGCTCCTGGTATTGGTGCGGAAAATATTACCGTGAAAGGAGAAGAAATTTGGTTATGTGACTCCATTGAACAAACTGTATATTGCTTGGACAGAGCGACAGGAGACGTTAAATACAGTATTTTAACTCCTTTTGAATCTCCTACGGCTTTGGCTTTTTGTTATGATGAAAAAACTGGAAAGGATATTTTATATGTGGCTTATAGTGATCAAGAGCCTTATATTCGTGATAATCCCAATGCAGAGCCGAATCATGAATTATTATATCGCGATCGCACTTTTATTCATCCTTTACATTTCTATTTTGATGAAGAAAATAAATATACTCTTTCTAATGGCTTCTTATTGGAAATGACTTATGTAGAGGAAATTTCTCCGTTAGATCATTTAGAACTTAAAAATTTAGAATGGCGTATTGCTCTACCCACAGAGAGTGCGAGACAAAAAATAAAAAGTATCGAAGCGGTGGGTTTGCCATATATAGAAGAGGATTATCAAGGTCAAAAAGTGGCATTATTTAAGTTCCCAGAATTTAATACTGATGAACGCTATGTTTTTGGTTGGCGAGCGATATTAGAGGTTTGGAGTATTAAGTATCAGTTAAAGCCTCGTGATTGCGAAGCATTACCCCCGTTGTCGCCTGACTACGAAAGTAAATATTTGGTTGATGATGATAATTTGGCAATGAATACAGATGTGATTTTAAGGGCGGCGGAAGATGCTAGGGGTTCAGAAACTAATCTATTGCGTAAAATGTATAATATTCGTAATTATGTTTATGATCATTTAACTTACGGTATTAAACCTCATATTGATACCCCTGATATCGTTTTAAAAAGGGGCGTTGGCTCTTGCGGTGAATATTTGGGTTTATTACTGGCTTTATCCAGATTAAACGGTATTGCCTGTCGCACGGTTGGTCGTTATAAATGTCCATTAAAAGTACTTCATTTTGGGATACCTTTAGTGCCAGATTTTAATCATGTATGGATGGAGTTTTATTTGCCTAGTATTGGTTGGTTGCCGATGGAGTCTAACCCAGATGATTTAGAAGATTCTAATATTTATCCAACTCGATTCTTTATGGGTTTATCTTGGTACCATGTGGAAATGGCAAAAGATGTACCTTTTGAAACCTTAAAAAGTGAAGGGGAGTTGATTAATAAGGAAACAACTTCTATTGGTCAATTAGCAATTAATCATGTTTCTTTTACCATTATAGAAGAATTAAAGCCTACTGGAAGTGAAGAAGGTTGA